Sequence from the Burkholderia stabilis genome:
CGAGACACGTGCAGAAAATGCGCGCGTCGTGATTGCCGTGCACGCCCGCGAGTGCGCGGCCGCGCAACGGCGCGTAGATGTGGATATTGCCTTCCGCGATGATTTCCGCGCCGTGACTGACCGGCGCGAGCACCACGAGGTCTCCTTTCGCGTAAATCTGCTGCCCCGAACGCAACGGCCGGTCGATCACCAGCGTCTGGTTGCCGGCCTGGATCGATGCCGGCGCCGGCTCGGATGCCTGCTCGGGCGCCACGGCGGCTGCCGCAGCGACGACCGCCTCTGCAATGGCCGACGGCTCCGACCCCTCGGCCGGTTTCGCCGCCGGCGCGCGGCGATCGCGCGCCTCGAGCAACGGCAGGCCGGCTTCCCCCGCCCAGCCCTGCGTTGCCAATGCGACGACGCCGACCGGGCGCATCCGCACGTCGTTCAGCATCTGTCGGATGTCGGCGAGCGCGACACGTTCGCCGTCAGCCAGGCGGCGGACGTCGATCGCGACGACATCGTCGGCGAAAAACTCGGGAGTCGCTTCGAAGCGCTTGACCAGTTCGGCACGCAACGCATCGAGATCGGTCGTCTTCACGGTGAACAGCAACGTATCGACCGATCCGCTGCGCAGCTCGAAGAATGGCGATTTTTTAAGCGACATGGACACTCTGCAAAAA
This genomic interval carries:
- the minC gene encoding septum site-determining protein MinC, with amino-acid sequence MSLKKSPFFELRSGSVDTLLFTVKTTDLDALRAELVKRFEATPEFFADDVVAIDVRRLADGERVALADIRQMLNDVRMRPVGVVALATQGWAGEAGLPLLEARDRRAPAAKPAEGSEPSAIAEAVVAAAAAVAPEQASEPAPASIQAGNQTLVIDRPLRSGQQIYAKGDLVVLAPVSHGAEIIAEGNIHIYAPLRGRALAGVHGNHDARIFCTCLEPELISIAGIYRTTENPLPADVLGKSVQIRLEEEKLMIEPLRLT